One segment of Nostoc flagelliforme CCNUN1 DNA contains the following:
- a CDS encoding geranylgeranyl reductase family protein: MYDCIIVGAGPAGGTAAYHLAKQGRSVLVLEKESLPRYKPCGGGVSPAIAQWFDFDFSPAISVKADSLRFTWKLGDPVEAKIATIEPVWMVRRDIFDHFLVQQGQKEGAELRDNTEVTGIEFKSDYWQVNTANGPVTGRYLIAADGVKGPMAKWLGFKDRKRRLAGALEAEVLADVKDKSTIHFEFGLVKNGYIWNFPKADGYSIGVGTFIGGQPQDFKKILDEYARSFDVDIKTSKQYGYPLCLWDGNQQLHTQNAVLAGEAACVVDPMTAEGIRPSIFSGLMAAGAINEALSGDINALEKYSEAINQEWGTEMAWAQKLGGAFYRFPGIGYKVGVKRPSGAQIMGKILCGELRYGDVAGRALKRLIPGFGG, translated from the coding sequence ATGTACGACTGCATCATCGTCGGCGCTGGGCCAGCTGGTGGAACAGCTGCATATCATTTAGCCAAACAAGGTCGCTCAGTATTAGTGTTAGAAAAAGAATCCCTACCAAGATATAAGCCTTGTGGCGGTGGTGTATCTCCAGCGATCGCTCAATGGTTTGACTTTGATTTTAGCCCAGCGATTTCTGTAAAAGCCGACTCCCTTCGCTTTACGTGGAAATTGGGCGACCCTGTGGAAGCAAAAATCGCAACAATTGAACCAGTCTGGATGGTGCGACGAGATATTTTTGACCATTTTCTAGTGCAGCAAGGGCAGAAGGAAGGGGCTGAACTACGAGATAATACTGAAGTTACAGGTATTGAGTTTAAAAGCGACTATTGGCAAGTTAACACAGCCAATGGGCCAGTTACAGGTCGCTACTTAATCGCGGCTGATGGTGTCAAGGGGCCAATGGCAAAATGGCTAGGCTTCAAAGACCGTAAACGCCGTTTAGCAGGAGCTTTAGAAGCAGAAGTTCTCGCAGATGTGAAGGACAAATCCACAATTCACTTCGAGTTTGGCTTAGTGAAAAATGGTTACATTTGGAACTTTCCGAAGGCGGACGGTTATTCAATTGGTGTCGGTACGTTTATCGGTGGACAACCTCAAGACTTTAAAAAGATTTTAGATGAGTACGCGCGATCGTTTGATGTAGATATCAAAACTAGCAAGCAGTATGGTTATCCCCTTTGCTTGTGGGATGGCAACCAACAGTTGCATACTCAAAATGCGGTTTTGGCTGGGGAAGCTGCTTGTGTAGTTGATCCCATGACAGCAGAAGGCATTCGTCCGTCAATTTTTAGCGGTTTGATGGCAGCAGGAGCCATTAATGAGGCTCTTTCTGGTGATATTAACGCTTTAGAAAAATATAGTGAAGCCATTAATCAAGAATGGGGTACTGAGATGGCTTGGGCGCAAAAATTAGGTGGAGCATTCTATCGCTTTCCTGGGATTGGCTACAAAGTTGGTGTTAAGCGCCCCTCGGGTGCCCAAATTATGGGTAAGATTCTATGTGGAGAACTACGCTATGGCGACGTTGCCGGTCGCGCTCTCAAGCGTTTAATTCCTGGTTTTGGAGGTTAA
- a CDS encoding CPBP family intramembrane glutamic endopeptidase has product MFFLFILITYFESPINALLAFMENAPALVVVMAFFIFWIVCWLPVATVSAILLNWQPPKPLQPEQKMPLLLSLYLLAPLILWGVSWLTNKSFSDYGFVGNLPTLGSLALGFALGVVSLALVFSGQFRLGWCSFEKMNFKLALPILLPIFLIALLVGGIEELVFRGFLFTELAQDYPVWVAAAISSLIFALLHLVWEQRETAPQLPGLWLMGIVLVLARFADRNNLGLAWGLHAGWIWAIATIDTAELITYTGKVSDWFTGKNKKPLAGLAGIICVLGTGAIIWLFSRYF; this is encoded by the coding sequence GTGTTTTTTTTGTTTATTTTGATAACTTACTTTGAGTCTCCTATCAACGCTTTACTGGCGTTTATGGAAAATGCACCAGCACTAGTTGTAGTGATGGCATTTTTTATTTTCTGGATAGTTTGCTGGTTGCCAGTGGCAACAGTATCAGCAATATTGCTCAATTGGCAACCCCCTAAACCTTTGCAGCCAGAGCAAAAGATGCCGTTATTGTTGTCACTCTACCTATTAGCTCCCCTAATTCTATGGGGAGTTAGTTGGCTCACCAATAAATCTTTTTCGGATTACGGCTTTGTTGGGAATCTTCCAACTCTTGGTTCTTTAGCACTAGGTTTCGCTTTGGGAGTGGTGAGCCTAGCTCTTGTATTTAGTGGGCAATTCCGATTAGGTTGGTGTTCTTTTGAAAAGATGAATTTCAAGTTAGCGCTACCCATCTTGCTACCGATTTTCTTGATAGCTTTATTAGTCGGTGGGATAGAAGAGTTAGTTTTTCGCGGTTTCCTGTTTACTGAATTAGCGCAGGATTATCCAGTTTGGGTAGCAGCAGCAATTTCTAGCTTGATATTTGCTTTGCTACACCTAGTTTGGGAGCAACGCGAAACCGCACCTCAACTTCCTGGATTGTGGCTGATGGGAATAGTGCTGGTGTTGGCACGCTTTGCCGATCGCAATAATTTGGGTTTAGCTTGGGGATTGCACGCGGGATGGATATGGGCGATCGCTACCATAGACACAGCAGAATTAATTACTTATACAGGTAAAGTCTCTGATTGGTTCACAGGTAAGAACAAAAAACCCCTAGCTGGCTTGGCGGGAATTATTTGTGTATTGGGAACTGGAGCGATTATCTGGCTTTTCTCTAGGTATTTTTAA
- a CDS encoding AbrB family transcriptional regulator, with amino-acid sequence MTETATAPLTGKALLAKVKELSTLPRRERAKQCGYYTVTKNNQVRVNLTDFYDALLSARGIPLSPEAPKDGRGREPTYRVSVHQNGQIVIGATYTKAMGLKAGDEFEIRLGYKHIHLIQLGESDKKLTSQDIDSDESDEDLEDEE; translated from the coding sequence ATGACTGAAACTGCAACAGCGCCATTAACCGGAAAAGCACTACTTGCTAAAGTAAAAGAACTTTCCACTTTACCACGCCGAGAAAGAGCTAAACAGTGCGGCTATTACACTGTTACTAAGAATAACCAGGTTCGTGTCAATCTCACTGATTTTTATGACGCTTTGCTATCGGCTAGAGGGATTCCTCTAAGTCCAGAAGCACCTAAAGATGGTCGTGGTCGTGAACCGACATATCGCGTTAGTGTCCATCAAAATGGTCAGATTGTGATTGGTGCCACATATACCAAGGCAATGGGCTTAAAGGCTGGAGATGAGTTTGAAATTAGGTTGGGATACAAACATATTCACCTGATTCAACTGGGTGAAAGTGACAAAAAACTAACCTCACAAGATATAGACTCCGACGAATCGGACGAAGATTTGGAAGACGAAGAGTAA
- a CDS encoding succinate dehydrogenase/fumarate reductase iron-sulfur subunit, producing MEVIFKVIRQQQNSSPVVQTYLVEAEPGNTILDCLNHIKWEQDGTLAFRKNCRNTICGSCAMRINGRSALACKENVGSELARLQQIPSSQSKVNAIPEITIAPLGNMPVIKDLVVDMSSFWNNLEAVAPYVSTAARQVPEREFLQTPQERSRLDQTGNCIMCGACYSECNAREVDPNFVGPHALAKAYRMVADSRDSDTENRLASYNEGTKGVWGCTRCLYCDSVCPMEVAPLEQITKIKQEILTHQQASDSRSIRHRKVLVDLVKEGGWIDERQFGLQVVGNYFKDLRGLLSLAPLGLRMILRGKFPLSFEPSEGTEQVRSLIESVQQVENKS from the coding sequence ATGGAAGTTATTTTTAAGGTCATTCGACAGCAACAAAATTCCTCCCCTGTGGTGCAAACCTACCTCGTAGAGGCAGAACCAGGTAATACAATCCTGGATTGCCTCAATCATATTAAGTGGGAGCAAGATGGAACTTTGGCGTTTCGCAAAAATTGCCGTAATACAATTTGTGGTAGCTGTGCTATGCGAATTAATGGGCGTTCTGCTTTAGCTTGTAAGGAAAATGTTGGCAGTGAACTTGCCAGATTACAACAAATACCATCATCCCAAAGTAAAGTAAATGCCATTCCCGAAATCACGATCGCTCCTCTAGGGAATATGCCCGTGATTAAAGATTTGGTTGTAGATATGAGCAGCTTCTGGAATAATCTAGAAGCAGTTGCTCCTTATGTGAGTACGGCAGCACGACAAGTACCAGAAAGAGAGTTTTTGCAAACACCACAAGAGCGATCGCGCCTCGATCAAACTGGTAACTGTATTATGTGTGGTGCTTGTTACTCTGAATGCAACGCCCGTGAAGTTGATCCAAACTTTGTTGGCCCACATGCCCTTGCCAAAGCTTACCGGATGGTAGCAGACTCACGCGATAGCGACACCGAAAATCGTTTAGCAAGCTACAACGAAGGTACTAAAGGCGTATGGGGTTGCACCCGTTGTTTGTACTGCGATTCAGTTTGTCCAATGGAGGTTGCACCATTAGAACAAATCACCAAAATTAAACAAGAAATTCTCACCCACCAACAAGCCAGTGATAGTCGCTCAATTCGTCACCGAAAAGTATTGGTGGATTTAGTTAAAGAAGGTGGTTGGATTGATGAACGTCAATTTGGTTTACAAGTTGTCGGTAACTACTTTAAAGATTTAAGAGGATTACTCAGTCTTGCACCCCTCGGTTTGCGGATGATCCTCCGGGGTAAATTTCCCTTGTCCTTTGAACCTTCTGAAGGGACGGAACAAGTGCGATCGCTCATTGAATCTGTGCAACAGGTAGAAAACAAAAGTTAG
- a CDS encoding TolB family protein, with protein MKRVFFIPVFLSLSLLTGCFGYPRLLSYPFDPGGRSLNSLASELNPQTSGRYIVFITDRRGSQDVYMFDTVTRDLVDLPGLNSFDAIATHPSVSQDGRYVVFGASRQGRSAIFLYDRETRQSRNLTNNLQSEVRNPTISADGSRIAFESSNNGQWDVLVYDRYGQPLNIPQEPR; from the coding sequence ATGAAACGTGTTTTTTTTATACCTGTTTTTTTATCCTTAAGTTTATTGACTGGGTGTTTTGGCTACCCTCGCCTTTTGAGTTATCCCTTTGATCCGGGGGGGCGGAGTCTCAATAGTTTAGCGTCGGAATTAAACCCCCAAACTTCTGGGAGATACATTGTTTTTATTACTGACCGACGGGGTAGCCAAGATGTTTATATGTTTGATACGGTGACTCGTGATTTGGTTGATTTGCCGGGTTTAAATTCCTTTGATGCGATCGCAACTCATCCTAGCGTTTCACAAGATGGTCGTTATGTAGTGTTTGGTGCTAGCCGTCAGGGGCGATCGGCTATTTTTCTCTACGACAGGGAAACACGCCAATCACGAAATTTGACTAATAACCTACAATCTGAAGTTCGCAACCCTACAATTAGTGCTGATGGTAGTAGGATTGCTTTTGAATCCAGTAACAACGGGCAGTGGGATGTTTTAGTATATGACCGTTATGGACAGCCGTTGAATATACCTCAAGAACCACGTTGA
- a CDS encoding TolB family protein gives MEKFTPTFWLQRPIHWSLVFGLTSLLASCGSNNIPIGPTSLNSRYTEEQPALSGNGRFLAFVSNRNGNQQLLVFDLERQLFISTPGINRAETIAESPSLSYTGRYIAYLTSDQGRPVVALYDRATQQSQIVTPTYRGWVRKPNISPDGRYVVFETASRGQWDIEVLDRGPNIELDIPNGATVGSPP, from the coding sequence GTGGAAAAATTTACGCCTACATTTTGGCTCCAAAGACCAATTCATTGGAGCCTGGTTTTTGGTTTAACTAGTTTGCTTGCATCTTGTGGTTCTAACAATATTCCCATAGGGCCTACTTCCCTCAACAGTCGCTACACCGAGGAGCAACCTGCTTTGAGTGGAAATGGGCGCTTTTTAGCGTTTGTATCTAATCGGAATGGTAATCAGCAGCTACTGGTTTTCGATCTGGAGAGGCAACTGTTTATTAGCACGCCGGGCATAAACCGAGCAGAGACAATTGCCGAAAGTCCTAGCTTGAGCTATACAGGGCGTTATATTGCTTATCTTACTAGTGACCAAGGTAGACCAGTAGTGGCGCTTTACGATCGCGCTACACAACAGTCGCAAATCGTCACACCAACCTATCGCGGCTGGGTCAGAAAACCAAATATCAGCCCAGATGGACGTTATGTTGTCTTTGAAACCGCCAGCCGTGGTCAGTGGGATATTGAAGTCCTAGACCGAGGGCCAAATATTGAGTTAGATATTCCTAATGGTGCAACCGTAGGTTCACCTCCGTAG
- a CDS encoding Ycf66 family protein, producing MINFGLNSASFLAQVNFGANSASILGIFLAVAGAALYFLRTVRPELSRDQDIFFAAVGLLCGFILVFQGWRLDPILQFGQLLLVGTTVFFAVESIRLRSIATQQAKRNTPIVDEDRPVSDRYSYNDRRKYQAEMDADLDPLPYEEEEERPVRARIRGSRDEISTRDNYYEEQPPRRSERRNSSSSERQAPADRTRRRTSGRPVNRPSESSEEENWGSSSRQVDDWESSGGEVRKPSRRNNNGSGRPESREDDVAPRPRRRRPPTDSAPRRPREDDEAIPTDYVPYNPVEMPNEGRDNSTDFDDDV from the coding sequence ATGATAAATTTTGGGCTGAACTCAGCCAGTTTTCTGGCTCAGGTAAATTTTGGGGCAAACTCAGCCAGTATTCTAGGAATTTTCCTGGCTGTGGCTGGGGCAGCACTGTATTTTCTCCGCACTGTGCGTCCAGAATTGTCACGGGATCAAGATATCTTTTTTGCGGCAGTTGGTTTGCTCTGCGGCTTCATTCTCGTGTTTCAAGGATGGCGCTTAGACCCGATTCTACAATTTGGTCAATTGCTTTTAGTTGGTACAACTGTGTTTTTTGCAGTTGAAAGTATTCGTCTGCGGAGTATAGCTACCCAGCAAGCAAAGCGCAACACTCCGATTGTGGATGAAGACCGACCGGTTAGCGATCGCTATTCTTACAATGATCGCAGAAAGTATCAAGCTGAAATGGATGCAGACTTAGATCCATTGCCTTATGAAGAGGAGGAGGAACGCCCCGTGCGTGCCCGGATTCGCGGTAGCAGGGATGAGATTTCCACTCGTGATAACTACTACGAGGAGCAACCCCCCCGCCGTTCAGAACGCCGTAACAGCAGCAGTAGCGAAAGACAGGCTCCAGCAGATAGAACGCGACGGCGGACTTCTGGCCGTCCTGTGAATCGCCCTTCTGAAAGCTCTGAAGAAGAAAATTGGGGTTCTTCATCTAGGCAAGTTGATGATTGGGAAAGTTCGGGAGGGGAAGTCAGAAAACCTTCTCGCCGTAATAATAACGGGTCTGGGCGTCCAGAAAGTCGTGAAGATGATGTCGCTCCCAGACCAAGAAGGCGTCGTCCACCAACTGACTCAGCTCCTCGAAGACCGCGCGAAGATGATGAGGCGATCCCAACGGATTATGTGCCATACAACCCGGTTGAAATGCCAAATGAGGGGCGAGATAATTCGACCGATTTTGATGACGATGTTTAA
- the psbX gene encoding photosystem II reaction center X protein, whose protein sequence is MTPSLANFLWSLLWGTAIVVIPVTVGLIFISQKDKIQRS, encoded by the coding sequence ATGACGCCTTCTTTAGCAAATTTTCTTTGGAGTCTGTTATGGGGTACTGCAATTGTTGTGATACCCGTTACAGTTGGTCTAATTTTCATTAGCCAAAAAGATAAAATTCAGCGTTCATAA